Below is a genomic region from Polyodon spathula isolate WHYD16114869_AA chromosome 26, ASM1765450v1, whole genome shotgun sequence.
CTTTTGGAATGCAGACGAACCTATTCATCAGCAAAATCAGGTATggcttttacttaaaaaaaaaaaaaaaaaaaaagtgaaattttcAAAATTGTTAAACTATGTAAGAATTCTCATGTGGAAACAAAACTGCCATATGAAACACTGGAAGCTTTTTCCTGAGCTAAGTACATAGGCAAACCCCAGAGAGGAAGAGCCCTTCCCTTGAATGTATAAACCAAACCATAAACGGTGacgttattttcaaaataaaatggacATGGTGCAGAAAACATGCAGGCAATTGTGCTTCAATATGACTCTTTGTAAAGTCATTGTGTTTGTTAAGCTCAGGGGAGGTTGTAAGATTGCAATTTATTCCAGCATGCCTCTACAGTAGATGAGGCATAACTGTATGCTAGTATATCTGGCTAGGCCAAAAATTGCTTAGGATAcaagaaattatgtttttttttaaaatagtaatgtAATTTTTACAAGCCTGTATTTTTGTActgcaacgttttttttttttatctacagaaaaaaagaaattttaTCAGGATGTCAGTATTTCACAAGGAGAAGGTGAGTTATACAAAAACGTTGACTTTCTGATACATTGATTTGTTGCTTTACAGaattcatcatttattttttttgtctctgtaaTATTTTAAGGTGGAGTGTTTGAGATCAATCTGGACCGCAGAAAGTTGAAAACTCCGGGTGGGAAGTTATTCACCGTCCCCAGTGAGGCTCTGGCTGTGGCTGTAGCCACTGAGTGGGATGTGCAAAGAGATACACTCAAGTTCTACACAATGCACATGGTAGATCGAAAATCTAATTTTGGCAGATCTTCCTTATTGCAGGGGAATATAAACTCAAACTATAAAGATGACATCACagacctgccccccccccccccccctccaaaaaaaaagatgacatcacagacctatccccccctcaaaaaaaaaatacaagtagcAGGTTAGAGTGTGATAGCGTTTTATAGCATTCCAGTAAAGTCTATTGTCGTTCACAGACCACCTTGTGTAACACAGCTCTTGATAACCCCACACAGAGGAACAAGGATCAGATTATCGCAGCTGCACTCAAGTATCTGGAGACAGACACAATCTGGTAAGAGGTGATAATGATAACGAGAAAGAGAAGCgtctcttttctgttttgttttatgttcttatCAGTTTGATTCTCAATTTAACTAGTGTCACACGATGGTATCAGATTTGATCAGTTTCTTGTATTTACAGCTACAGGGTTGAGGAACCTCCAGGTTTGGTGCAGCTTCAGAAAAATGAATGGGACCCTGTTATGGATTGGATAGAAAAAAGGTAAATCTGAGTAGTCTGTGTTAGGCTTCAAAGCTCTGAAGTGCAGTATTCTGTGCAATGCATAATGACTAACAGAACACAATCCTAGCAGAAAGAAACGataaactgtaaaatatggtATACCCAACATTgtctgatcccccccccccccccccccccccccacacttttattttattctgcttcTATTCACAGGTATAATGTGGTGATAGGCTCCTCGTCAAATATAATGGGACCCACAATCCCAGAGGAGACTAAAGATACCTTTCGACAGCACCTGGCCTCCTACAACTTCTGGGCTTTAACAGGTAAGAAGGTGGGGCTCAGTTTTATATGCTGCACTGTGAAAGAATGATGTGACAGGACTGGGCAGAACCTGTCATTTGCAAATAGGCTTGTGTTTTAGaaattgattgtaaaaaaaataaaccactaacagcctgattttcagaaAGGGTAAAGTGAAAAACAGGTAGCAAAACACCACTGCGACTCCAGATAGGTGgcaaactgtattttcaaaagtcCTATAAGTCAGGATGTGTGCTTTATGAAAATGCACTACCATTAGAGCTTACCCACCCACCCACTCCGTACACCAAAATACTCTCACTAATTAAGACATGTTGCCTCGTCTTATTTAAACTGTGACAGCTGACAGGGCTAATGAGCTGTAATTGACAATGGAGGATATCAAACCGCTTCCAATTCTCCGAGAGGGAAGGGAGGAGGGGAAAAAGCTTGCAGTGCTGCAAATGCATTGCAACCTCTATTTTCTCTAAAAATGTgccttctgaaaatcaggctgaaagtggcagaaaaaataaattacttgaaTGTCTTTGTTGTCAAGACTGTCCCATTTTAACATTAGATAGGAATGTATAAATATCATATTAAGTGTGGATTCACTGTTGGGCAAAATTAACATATTCTACTACCCCAGGTTTGGAGTACGTGATCACACAGCTTAAATCGGTGATTCTGTCGTTTGGTTTAATCGACCAGCACCTCACTGTAGAAAAGGCAGTGCAGCTGTCCCGACTGGAAGAAGAATTCCAGGTAAAGAAAATTACTACTACACATGTGAAGAGTGTATTAGTGGCGAGGAGGGTTCTCTATAGTCCCCTAGTCCATCATTTCTTGGatcagtaaatgttttttaaaattatctttAGTATGATGCTTTGAACCCTTAAATATTAGTATTTTGATGTGTTTCCTTGCCTTTCCAGATCCACCACTGGGGCAATGTGGAGTGGGCCCACGAGTATGACCTGCAGGAACTCCGCTCTCGCACTGCAGCCGGGACCCTGTTTGTGCACCTGTCTTCTGAGAGTGCAACTATCAAACGCAAACTTCTGCAAGACTTGGAGTTTATCTAAACACTGAAATCATTAAATGTACAATATTCTGTACAAAAGATGGACCATCATCTGCCATTAAAATCTACTGTGAAATTAATTTTAGGTATTCATGGTATATTATTTCACAGGAATCTCAAGCTAGATGGCACT
It encodes:
- the LOC121300822 gene encoding ATP synthase mitochondrial F1 complex assembly factor 2-like → MFRNVLRLYSNSLPVCCCPVITSLTQTRQLLECRRTYSSAKSEKKKFYQDVSISQGEGGVFEINLDRRKLKTPGGKLFTVPSEALAVAVATEWDVQRDTLKFYTMHMTTLCNTALDNPTQRNKDQIIAAALKYLETDTICYRVEEPPGLVQLQKNEWDPVMDWIEKRYNVVIGSSSNIMGPTIPEETKDTFRQHLASYNFWALTGLEYVITQLKSVILSFGLIDQHLTVEKAVQLSRLEEEFQIHHWGNVEWAHEYDLQELRSRTAAGTLFVHLSSESATIKRKLLQDLEFI